The following are from one region of the Bactrocera oleae isolate idBacOlea1 chromosome 6, idBacOlea1, whole genome shotgun sequence genome:
- the LOC106623831 gene encoding uncharacterized protein, translated as MITGAEGRQTHTLLDLKKQQWAKEREEIARMDELISSSHHHQHSTMASSHHSHKIERTSIRTYYSNMDVSKQRSSRQQLFQQQQQQPLQPYAPELLPRYAQHNVNPYAVPLTQSNMPVQHVARQQQQILRGGNNYDYELDRYVDVVNDELGVDGDYEDDDCGYQRMRPLARRATFMPHATGRRNHTTSMMSQIPGQRKYAYDEMTLPDAGLQTAKARMQHAPTLPQQQQQPPLAPQMRIRSPSLPIIRHQDYIKRQAPQQRMAGGMPQQKMPPQATQLAPAGVCAIGIPVGAPSNAPHRSNNPNNPVNPGCQEEDTSGYRSDSPKNPHTPEIWYNDAASLQRSGSSTTNSGLLGANGSGVEVGAVPVAVGVGGVVEGANELARRAKRAITGQQLAKCQKQQQMQQYACDEVQQQQQQQQLMNSTYVVARSYNSGMDDSCQGSYYMTPLSPSNLSPRDISTSNTYPIHPGDQHEYYANTTTAQQTHDERERAKWSNYNNNNEYTGKPINGPNWLNRGLHELKESEDDTQSMHSSYLRGQNAPVDPVTMAERIDKRRKAAEYHNAIKQQLHEREMLRKWEMERHKQEEMLEEERLHRQKQVEEERLEYERRQQMERETVQKKKQQAMLDAIAKAEDAAKQEKQRKRKQRVPPMEKEQQKQEAESTLETAEAVEVKLIKAKGTTRNRAKRSVTVQQRDDKAEYERQPDKREKTERTHEVQIMRLQSVEEPVKPSATPPPKEEEARLNENSAMETKPQALAADTKNEERLEEDEEEEKVLIGTPINLRRIIKKKTGNAAENTKEPKKLHVKADLPPENVAVIMQPATLIPLPVTTDIFGLQNAIGNLQIATYWMQQQLKPNTAASTMDFSKTTGDGTQRTATSISTEDGYQMESVVEDERKSVEEKVDEKIEAKSIKNIGGNSQPEELALIPLEAGPAVAGEQHLIEQLAHQDVETQTELPLNCDLCLFHDNFYKVLLKREVSTTTTTQTSKTKDKPAKEADKDQETTTTTTTTTTTTFKAKAKDKDKEKDKDKDKDKDKEKEKEKERERNKRNQKDGVPHNASLTVSTHSNHNHSHNHKVDDRPKWGVNRPVVQYVKASERDPFYLRNKKKHNNNHHVKAPRSQSVDARLDSAAADAEDGETDRDVDSADEQESSSNVEEGFLLKARNVCTEILPIKTDEKGRIFLNFREASAIMNEDEIKDKLRQRYFNFGRILPRRSWASATQQGLQFRAMATTAVAAQPTAHLADD; from the exons ATGATAACTGGCGCCGAGGGTAGGCAAACGCACACACTGTTGGACTTAAAGAAGCAGCAATGGGCGAAGGAGCGTG AGGAAATCGCCCGCATGGACGAGCTTATCTCTTCCTCCCACCATCATCAGCACTCAACTATGGCATCGTCGCATCATTCGCACAAAATCGAACGCACCTCCATACGCACCTACTATTCGAATATGGATGTGAGTAAACAGCGCAGCTCGCGTCAGCAATTattccaacaacagcaacagcaaccacTACAACCGTACGCACCAGAACTGTTGCCACGTTATGCGCAACACAACGTCAATCCCTACGCCGTGCCGCTGACACAAAGCAATATGCcagtgcaacatgttgcacgacagcaacaacaaattttacGCGGTGGCAACAACTATGACTATGAACTCGATCGATACGTAGATGTGGTCAATGATGAGCTGGGcgttgatggtgattatgaagATGACGATTGTGGCTACCAACGCATGCGACCGCTGGCACGACGTGCTACCTTCATGCCACATGCGACAGGACGTCGGAATCACACGACCAGCATGATGTCGCAAATACCAGGACAACGCAAATATGCCTACGACGAGATGACGTTGCCCGATGCGGGTCTACAGACGGCCAAAGCACGCATGCAACACGCACCCACACTGccccagcagcagcagcaaccgcCGCTTGCGCCACAAATGCGCATACGCAGCCCAAGTTTGCCGATAATACGCCACCAGGACTATATTAAACGACAGGCGCCACAGCAGCGAATGGCTGGTGGCATGCCGCAACAGAAAATGCCACCACAGGCAACACAGTTAGCGCCAGCGGGGGTATGCGCCATTGGCATTCCTGTGGGTGCACCTAGCAACGCGCCCCATCGATCTAACAATCCAAACAATCCAGTGAATCCTGGTTGCCAGGAGGAAGACACCTCGGGCTATCGCAGCGATTCGCCAAAGAACCCACACACGCCGGAAATCTGGTATAACGATGCCGCCAGTTTGCAACGCAGCGGCAGTAGCACAACGAATAGTGGTTTGCTTGGCGCTAATGGCAGTGGTGTGGAGGTTGGTGCGGTACCCGTTGCTGTTGGTGTGGGCGGCGTTGTTGAGGGAGCCAACGAGTTGGCGAGACGCGCTAAGCGTGCAATAACAGGTCAACAACTTGCGAAATgtcagaaacaacaacaaatgcaacagtATGCATGCGATGAagtgcaacagcagcagcagcaacaacaacttatgAATTCCACCTACGTTGTGGCGCGTTCATATAACAGTGGCATGGACGACAGTTGCCAGGGCAG CTATTACATGACGCCGCTAAGTCCCTCAAATCTCAGCCCACGCGACATTTCCACCTCCAATACATATCCCATACATCCGGGCGATCAGCACGAGTACTATGCCAACACAACAACAGCTCAACAGACACATGACGAGCGCGAACGTGCTAAGTGGtctaattataataacaataatgagTACACAGGGAAACCGATTAACGGTCCGAACTGGTTGAATCGTGGCCTACACGAGCTGAAGGAAAGCGAAGACGACACACAATCGATGCACTCGTCTTACTTACGCGGTCAGAACGCGCCCGTTGATCCCGTCACTATGGCCGAACGTATCGATAAACGACGCAAGGCAGCCGAGTATCACAATGCGATCAAACAACAGCTGCACGAGCGCGAAATGTTGCGAAAGTGGGAGATGGAGCGCCACAAGCAAGAGGAAATGTTGGAAGAGGAGCGTTTGCATAGACAGAAACAAGTGGAGGAGGAACGTTTGGAATACGAACGGCGACAGCAAATGGAGCGTGAAACCGTGCAGAAGAAGAAGCAACAAGCCATGTTGGATGCGATTGCAAAGGCAGAAGACGCGGCTAAGCAAGAGAAGCAACGCAAGCGTAAGCAACGTGTCCCGCCAATGGAGAAGGAGCAACAAAAACAGGAAGCTGAATCGACACTTGAAACTGCAGAGGCAGTAGAAGTTAAGTTGATAAAGGCGAAAGGTACCACACGCAATCGCGCCAAGAGGAGTGTAACAGTTCAACAACGAGATGACAAAGCCGAGTATGAAAGGCAGCCTGATAAAAGAGAGAAAACTGAGCGGACTCACGAAGTACAAATAATGCGTCTGCAGAGTGTTGAGGAGCCTGTGAAGCCATCCGCAACGCCACCTCCTAAAGAAGAGGAAGCTCGATTGAATGAAAATTCAGCAATGGAAACTAAACCGCAAGCACTTGCTGCAGATACTAAAAATGAGGAACGCCTGGAAGAggatgaagaagaagaaaaggtGCTCATAGGCACACCCATAAACTTACGACgaattattaagaaaaaaaccgGGAACGCCGCCGAAAATACGAAAGAGCCGAAGAAGCTGCACGTTAAAGCCGACTTGCCGCCCGAGAATGTCGCTGTTATCATGCAGCCAGCCACGCTTATACCGCTGCCTGTGACGACCGATATATTTGGACTACAAAATGCTATAGGGAATCTACAGATCGCTACATATTGGATGCAGCAACAGCTCAAACCGAATACGGCTGCCTCGACGATGGATTTTTCCAAAACAACTGGTGATGGCACACAACGGACGGCAACTTCAATCTCCACGGAAGACGGCTATCAGATGGAGAGTGTGGTTGAAGACGAGCGAAAGAGTGTAGAGGAAAAAGTGGATGAGAAAATAGAAGCCaagtcaattaaaaatataggtGGAAATTCCCAACCCGAAGAGCTGGCACTCATCCCACTAGAAGCCGGGCCCGCAGTTGCAGGTGAGCAGCACTTAATCGAACAGCTAGCGCATCAGGATGTGGAGACACAAACAGAGTTGCCACTCAATTGTGATCTCTGTCTATTTCATGACAATTTCTATAAAGTGTTACTGAAGCGTGAAGTttccaccacaacaacaacgcagACATCTAAGACAAAAGATAAACCAGCCAAAGAGGCGGATAAAGATCAAGAAACGACAACTACGACCACAACCACAACGACCACGACGTTTAAGGCGAAGGCCAAAGACAAAGATAAGGAAAAAGACAAGGACAAGGATAAAGATAAAGACAAGGAAAAGGAAAAAGAGAAAGAACGCGAACGCAATAAGCGTAATCAGAAGGATGGTGTGCCACACAATGCAAGTCTCACCGTAAGTACACACAGTAACCACAATCACAGTCACAACCACAAAGTGGACGACCGCCCTAAGTGGGGTGTCAATCGGCCTGTCGTGCAATATGTGAAGGCCAGCGAACGCGATCCTTTCTATTTGCGCAATAAGAAGAAGCATAATAATAATCATCACGTCAAAGCGCCACGTTCGCAATCGGTTGATGCGCGGCTCGATAGCGCCGCCGCTGATGCTGAAGATGGTGAGACGGATCGTGATGTCGATAGCGCTGATGAGCAGGAGAGCTCGTCAAATGTGGAGGAAGGCTTTTTGTTGAAGGCACGCAATGTCTGCACGGAAATTTTACCCATCAAAACGGATGAGAAGGGGcgcatatttttgaatttccgcGAAGCAAGCGCCATTATGAATGAGGATGAGATCAAAGATAAGTTAAGACAGCGTTACTTTAATTTCGGTCGCATACTACCACGTCGCAGTTGGGCTTCGGCCACACAGCAGGGTTTGCAATTTAGAGCAATGGCTACGACAGCGGTCGCAGCGCAACCCACAGCGCATTTAGCTGATGATTAG